The genomic interval TCACACAAGGTGCTTACCGAGGTGTTGCGCACGCTGGAGGACGAAGCGCTGATCACGCGCACGGTGTGCGGAACGAACGTTGAGTACGCCATCTCACCGCACGGGCAGAGTGCCAGCCCTTTGATCGATGCGATTCACGACTGGGGCCAAGCGCACTTGGCGCGATCCATGAGCGCTCAGCGATAAAACTCCGTCCGCCGATCGCGGAAGAAGCCCCACGCGGCGCGGTGGCGATCGAGGAAATCCAGATCGAACGTATGCACCAGCACGCCTTCGTCGGCGCGCTCCAAGCTCTGCACCAGATCGCCGCGATGGTCGGCGATGAAGCTTGAACCGTAATAGCTCTGCGTGTTCTTCCCGACTGTCTCCGTGCCGATGCGATTGCTCGCCACCACCGGAATCACATTCGACACCGCATGCCCCTGCATCGCGCGCCGCCACGGATCGCGCGTGTCGAGCGAGGCGTCGTGCGGCTCGGAGCCAATCGCGGTCGGATAGAACAGCACTTCAGCGCCTTGGATCGCCATCGCGCGCGCGGCTTCGGGAAACCACTGGTCCCAGCAAATGCCGACGCCAATGCGGCCGTACGCGGTGTTCCAAACCTTGAAGCCCGTATCGCCTGGCCGGAAATAGTACTTTTCCATGTAGCCCGGGCC from Terricaulis silvestris carries:
- a CDS encoding winged helix-turn-helix transcriptional regulator, with protein sequence MTAHLKQPGEPIAEDCPMRAAMSAIGGKWSLILLYWLDKAPRRFNELQRLVPDISHKVLTEVLRTLEDEALITRTVCGTNVEYAISPHGQSASPLIDAIHDWGQAHLARSMSAQR
- the aguB gene encoding N-carbamoylputrescine amidase — its product is MAKTITVAAIQTSYGDDMKVNIERTERFVREAANKGAHVILPSELFQGPYFCTAQEEKWFATAHEAATHPCVLAMAPVAKELGVVIPVSIYERDGPLYYNSVVIVDADGKQLGVYRKSHIPDGPGYMEKYYFRPGDTGFKVWNTAYGRIGVGICWDQWFPEAARAMAIQGAEVLFYPTAIGSEPHDASLDTRDPWRRAMQGHAVSNVIPVVASNRIGTETVGKNTQSYYGSSFIADHRGDLVQSLERADEGVLVHTFDLDFLDRHRAAWGFFRDRRTEFYR